The following are encoded in a window of Streptomyces griseiscabiei genomic DNA:
- a CDS encoding ABC transporter permease: MRERLAVAARGNTDLLALAALLLVVLVAYQHYDPSLLTPASITILSAQFLPLILAAAGQTTVMLLGGIDLSLGAVLALAMAVFATYDAQGAGGVLAAAGLALCVAVAAGAVNGALVAYAGLPPIVVTLAASFLWGGVTLVVLPQPGGAVPAGLVDAYNNGWYGIALPAVTVAVVLGLWKLLRTTRHGLALYAVGGNEHGAYASGLHTRGVKIAGYALAGAFTGLAGIGLAVQTGSADPTIGAPYTLNSIAACVLGGISFFGGIGRMRGTVLGALVIGLLTNLLLFTGISPFYQLIVQGVILVVALALKTYLTREAAV, translated from the coding sequence ATGCGTGAACGCCTCGCCGTCGCCGCGCGCGGCAACACCGATCTGCTCGCCCTCGCGGCGCTGCTGCTGGTGGTGCTGGTCGCGTACCAGCACTACGACCCCAGTCTGCTCACCCCCGCCTCGATCACCATCCTGTCCGCCCAGTTCCTGCCGCTGATCCTGGCGGCGGCCGGGCAGACGACGGTGATGCTGCTCGGCGGCATCGACCTCTCGCTCGGGGCGGTGCTCGCGCTCGCGATGGCCGTCTTCGCGACGTACGACGCCCAGGGCGCGGGCGGTGTGCTCGCCGCGGCCGGGCTCGCCCTGTGCGTGGCGGTCGCGGCCGGCGCGGTCAACGGCGCGCTCGTCGCGTACGCCGGCCTCCCGCCGATCGTGGTGACCCTCGCCGCCTCGTTCCTGTGGGGCGGGGTCACCCTGGTGGTGCTGCCGCAGCCCGGGGGAGCGGTGCCCGCCGGGCTGGTGGACGCGTACAACAACGGCTGGTACGGCATCGCCCTGCCCGCCGTCACCGTCGCGGTCGTCCTCGGCCTGTGGAAGCTGCTGCGCACCACCCGGCACGGGCTCGCCCTCTACGCCGTCGGCGGCAACGAACACGGCGCCTACGCGAGCGGGTTGCACACCCGGGGCGTGAAGATCGCCGGATACGCGCTGGCGGGCGCCTTCACCGGGCTCGCCGGGATCGGGCTCGCCGTGCAGACCGGCTCGGCGGACCCGACCATCGGGGCGCCGTACACGCTCAACTCGATCGCCGCGTGCGTGCTCGGCGGCATCAGCTTCTTCGGCGGGATCGGCCGGATGCGCGGCACCGTCCTCGGCGCGCTCGTCATCGGACTGCTGACCAACCTGCTGCTGTTCACCGGGATCTCGCCCTTCTACCAGCTCATCGTGCAGGGCGTGATCCTCGTGGTGGCGCTCGCGCTGAAGACGTACCTCACGAGGGAGGCGGCCGTATGA
- a CDS encoding ABC transporter permease, with translation MSSLALPTSRATWAFGVLAVTWIAAILFADGFDSVSNFRYLVQTASFLGIVAVGQTLVVMMSGIDLSVSGVVALSAVVCAKVASGTGGTTAVLVALLLSALVGAVNAAGVVWLRVPPMVMTLATGTILAGALLVYTDGSPSSAQVPLLDTLANGRLLGVPWAFVLWLVVTAVAFWLLHLSRTGRYAFALGAGEDAARASGVPLVSTAFVAYVSCALLAGIAGLVLLGFTGTSSLTMGNPYQLLSIASVVLGGTSILGGRGHLLGTVGGALLLTLLTALLTSWNLSEGVRQVVLGVLIIGLLLVYARERRA, from the coding sequence ATGAGCAGCCTGGCGCTACCCACCTCCAGAGCGACCTGGGCGTTCGGTGTCCTGGCCGTCACCTGGATCGCCGCGATCCTCTTCGCGGACGGCTTCGACAGCGTCTCCAACTTCCGCTACCTGGTGCAGACCGCGTCGTTCCTCGGCATCGTCGCGGTCGGCCAGACCCTCGTCGTCATGATGAGCGGCATCGACCTGTCCGTCTCCGGAGTGGTCGCCCTGTCGGCCGTGGTGTGCGCCAAGGTCGCCTCCGGCACGGGCGGCACCACGGCCGTCCTGGTCGCACTGCTGCTGAGCGCGCTCGTGGGCGCCGTGAACGCGGCCGGAGTGGTGTGGCTGCGGGTGCCGCCGATGGTGATGACCCTGGCCACCGGCACGATCCTGGCCGGCGCCCTGCTCGTCTACACCGACGGGTCGCCCAGCTCCGCGCAGGTCCCGCTGCTCGACACCCTCGCCAACGGCCGCCTGCTGGGCGTCCCCTGGGCCTTCGTGCTGTGGCTCGTCGTCACGGCCGTCGCCTTCTGGCTGCTGCACCTCTCCCGCACCGGCCGGTACGCGTTCGCGCTGGGCGCCGGTGAGGACGCGGCCCGCGCCTCCGGCGTACCGCTCGTCTCCACGGCCTTCGTCGCGTACGTCTCCTGCGCCCTGCTCGCCGGGATCGCGGGCCTGGTGCTGCTCGGCTTCACCGGCACCAGCTCGCTGACCATGGGAAACCCGTACCAGCTGTTGTCCATCGCCTCCGTCGTCCTCGGCGGCACCTCCATCCTCGGCGGCCGGGGCCACCTCCTCGGCACGGTCGGCGGCGCGCTCCTGCTCACGCTTCTCACCGCGCTGCTGACCTCCTGGAACCTCTCGGAGGGCGTACGGCAGGTCGTGCTCGGCGTGCTGATCATCGGACTGCTGCTGGTCTATGCGAGGGAGCGCCGGGCATGA